The window CCGGCCCGCCCGGACCAGTTCCACCATCTGCTCCCGGAATTCCGCGGAATACCGGGCTTGCGACTTGGCCATCGTGGACTCCTTTCAAGCCAAAGGGTCAGGTGTCCACGAAAGCGGGTCAACTCCAGCATTCCCTTACGCGGCCTCGAGGTAGCCTTTGTAAGTTTTCCTAGCCAAGAGGAGGTCCATGCCCGGGCAATCCCCTAAGAAGGTCGACGAAGATTGGTACCTCCTTTCGAAGGAATTTTGTGCTAGCACATCCAAATTGGCATCCTTTTTCCCATAACCCCACCCCGATTCACGAAAAGGGTTCCGGCATGAAGCTGCAGGATGCGGTCGAATATATGTCTTCCCGGTATCTCTGGCGCATTCTGGGGAGCTATCGAACGGAATCCCGTAAGCCCGATGAGGAAAAAACGCGGGAAATCCTGGTCCATGACACCCCCTCCCTGGTCGACCCGGCCAATGTCGGCCAGCGCCTCGACTTGGCCCGGACGAATCCTGATAACCGGATTCTGTACCGGTTCCTCATCGAAGCCCTGCTTGAGGAGCGGGAACATCAGCTCGAGGAAGGGGAGTTGTTAGACCGGGTCCAGGCGAAAGAACAGGCCATCATCGAAGAGGCGGGGCAAGGATCGGAGGCGCTGCAGTACAAGGATGCCGACAGCCTGCGGGTTTACCGGACGGTCCTGGAGGCGGCCCTGGAAGGCGGCATAAGCCTCGATCAGGGGCGGCTTTTGGCTCAACTGCGCCAGACCCTAGGACTAACCCTGCGGGATCACTACCGGCTTCAGGCCCAGCTTAACGCCTTCCCCAAGGCGGGCAACGGAGTGCATACCGATGCCGAAATCGAGCAGGGGATCAAGGAACTGCAAATCAAAGGGTGTGTGTTTTACGCCAACAACCACCCCGACGGGATGCAGTGCTTGGTGCCCGAGGAACTCGCCCCCGGGTTGAAACAGTCCATCGGCCTGGAACTGCCCCGTTCGGTCTTCGAGCGCATGCTGACGGAGCAGCTCAACAAGGACCAGCTCTACACCATCCTGAAGGCCGGGGGTGTCCCAACCTCCGGAAGCAAGGAGGAACAGATCGCACGGGTGCTGATGGCGGACCTGCAGCCCAGCGAGGCCCTGGATGCCCTGACGAATGCCGAGCTGGGCGACATCTGCCGCAATCTGCACCAGGTGCGGGTCAGTGGCACTAAGGAGCAGCGCATCACCAACATCATCGGCTATTACGATGAGCTACGCATCCTGTCCGATGAGGAAGCCACTAACGATCGGGCTCGGTTCTATGGGGTCCTGGCCTGGCTGGCCGAACGTAACCGGGATAACCTCTACATAAATAAGGTCATCACCAAGGACCGGGAAATCGAGGGCGCTTTCGAGGAGGGCACCCGGTACCTGGTAACCGAGAAGCTGGGGGTTTCGCTGATTGATATGGCCGGTTCCAAGCACGCCGACGGCGGGTTCACGCATCCGAGCGGCCAGTCCATCTTCCTTTGGGACAACAAGAGCAAGGAAGGGCCATACGACTTCCCGGAGAATGAGTACGACCAGTTCAAGCATTACATACAGAACGCCGAACGCCGGGTGACCGCCTTTCTGGTGGTGGTGCCCGACTACACCGAGGAAGCCCTAGCAAAGGCGACGCGGCTGAAGTCGGAGTCCGGCACCGACACTGACGTCGGCCTGATCCGGGCCGCTGACCTAAAGTGGCTGGCGGAGAACTGGAGTCATTACGCGGGGAACCGATCCTTCAATCCGGACGTGCTGAACCTGCACGGCGGGGTGGACCGGGTACGGCTCGAGAACCAGCTCAAGGCCTTCTATTGCTGAGTAAGGTACATACCAGAAAATCAAACACTCAGGTCCGATACCCTCTTTAAAGGCAATCAGGTTACGGACCAAAGGGGCTCCCTGCATGGAAGCCTGGATGATCAGCCACTGGGCAGCGTGATCGGGTAACCGTGGACAAGGTCTTATTACGGCACACCTAGGTTCAACAGGCTGACAAGACGCCGCATTCTAGGTTATAGCTACAACGACGCGAGCCCGACTTTTTCATGTCCGGTTTATTGGTTTGTTAATCCTTAAGGTGCTCTAGCCACTCATCCAAAGAATTAAGGTGGCCCTCATTGAGCCACATTGCGCCAATGCCTAACCAAGAAAGGAGACTAAGTATTTCTGTTGAGGGCTTTTCGGGGAGAAGAATGGCGATGTGTTCGCCAATTTCTCCTTTTGTATTGAACCAATAGTCATACACCTGTCCAATTGCCATGCGGACGTGTGATCGCTCGGAGGAACTCTTGACCTCAATTATAAGGTCGTTGCGCTTGCTATCGTAGTTTTTCACCATGACATCGAACATGGCGTCATTAGTGCACCCTTCTAATAGAGTGAACTCAGAAAGCTTTTCTTGGAGTTGGTTAGTAATTTGGTTGTGAATTCTTTTATTTATAAGATTTTTGGATTCCTGTAGTGATTCTATATCCGCCTCGTCCTTGAGCGAAAGACCGGAACCTTCCTCAGTGTTTGTCGCGGTGAGGATCTGCTTTCGTGTTTTGCCGTCGGAAGAAGGAATGAAGTCAGGTAGGTCGTCTCCTCCAAGTTGGTCTAGGTCGGCGGCATCACGTATTCCTCCATTTCCATATAGTTGAACCATGCTCAGGTACTGGTCTTCTAATGAGGAATTCGAAGCATCTAGACTATTAAGCAATTCTTGTACGTTATTAGATCCATTGATTATTGGAAATCTTATCTCCGGGTCAAGAATAAAAAAGGCTGGGGCGAGGAAATACTCAGAACGCATCCTCTGGCCTTTATTGTTTGCCTTGGGGATGCGTTCTAGAGTCGATATCTGGCGCACGATTTCAAGACGTTCCGCGTCTGTCCTCGCTTCGGATGCTTGTCGGAAGAGGGAAAGTAAGATGGGGAAGTTATCTTTTACCCAGCCCCCAACACTATTTCTGAACGCATTATAGAAGTTGGTGAAACCCGTATGGTGCGCGACCAACTCCTCGGCCGAGGGATCATTTAGTTTTTCTGCAACATCAGCCGCCACATCGGTTAGACCAAGGCCAGAGTAGTTGGCTCCTAGGATGCTCTCGAGGGCGGGAATCTTTGTACTTCGTATATAGCTGGCGTTAGAGCCTTCATAGCTATCCGATATCCAGGCAAGCTTGGAAAGCCCCAAGAGTTGGCTAGGGGTCACGTCCTGGCGGTGGAGTACATGTCCTGCCAGTTTTCTAGCAAGCCTGTTGGTTCGGCGTTGTCGCTCAGCCCAGCTTGACTCCATGGTCCCTCCTTATTTGGGGCTGACTGCGGGTATAAATAGATTGTCCAAGGGATTCAACCGAGGAACGTTGTAGGGGCTGCCAAATCCCTGGGTCCGGCTCACCTTAACCCCTGTAATGCAATACGCAGGAAAGGGGGCAGGGTATGGAGAAGGGTTAGGCACCATACCAGAAGGTGACCATTTCCACGGCGAGCCTTTCCGGGTCTTGGTCGCCTTCCTCCATGGGCGCACCGACGACGAAGGGGGGCTCCTCGCGGATCCAGGGCTCCATGCATTCCCGGAAGGCCTCCATGGCCTCTTCGATCTCGAAAACCTCCACCTCCGGGGAAAACCGAATCTGCACCACGGCGCCGGTGAGAAGGCTCCCGCCGTGGAGCGCACCTGCTTCCACACCCTGCTCGAAGGCCGTGCGGACCGCTTGCCCCGCCCGTCCCGGGCCGGTGCCGGTACCTTCACTGAACACCCCGAGGGCCCCGGCCCAGCTCACGGCTAGATCCGCGGGGTCCACGCCGATGAAACCCGGATCGGTCACACTCCGAAGTAGGGCCCGCAACGCCCCGGCCAGGAAGGTCGAGGCCTCGGCCCCGGACTCCGGTTCCTTCCGGCCCGGCCATGCTTCCAGCACGGGGCCGGGGAACCGCCCGGCTAGGCTTCCCGGTTGGCTCGGCGGCTGGACCCAGAGGGCCCGCCGGACCCGGGTATTGGGGAGGACCTCCCCGAGCCAGTCCACTTGCTCCCGGACAAAGGGGTCACCGGGATCCCCAAGGACCATAACGAGGGGAGAGGAATTCAGGCGGCCGAGAAGGGCTTCCCGGGCTGCTTCCAGCCCCTCCACCCCGGTTTCCCACAGGGGCTCGATGCCGCTCTCCCCGCGGAGGTCCGCGGCCAGGCCGCTGGACTCCTCTCCGGGACCGAGCCGGAGGTATTCCGCTGGCGGTCCCTGCCGTAACAGCTCGGGGCTCATCCCGGGGCCGCTAAGCGCTCCCAACCCGAGAACCAAGGCCACAGGGGAAGCCGGATCCCCCTCCTGAGTCCCCGTCCTAACTCCTTCGAGATGCATGCAGGCTCCGGTGGGTGGTTGCAGGTGTGACCAATGTCCCTCTTCCCCTCCAGGGGTCTTCTCAATTCCGGAAAATCCCGAACTCGCCGACCCTCCTTGTAGAACTACCGGAGTT of the Thiohalorhabdus denitrificans genome contains:
- a CDS encoding FtsZ/tubulin family protein, which codes for MSPELLRQGPPAEYLRLGPGEESSGLAADLRGESGIEPLWETGVEGLEAAREALLGRLNSSPLVMVLGDPGDPFVREQVDWLGEVLPNTRVRRALWVQPPSQPGSLAGRFPGPVLEAWPGRKEPESGAEASTFLAGALRALLRSVTDPGFIGVDPADLAVSWAGALGVFSEGTGTGPGRAGQAVRTAFEQGVEAGALHGGSLLTGAVVQIRFSPEVEVFEIEEAMEAFRECMEPWIREEPPFVVGAPMEEGDQDPERLAVEMVTFWYGA